The following proteins are co-located in the Apium graveolens cultivar Ventura chromosome 5, ASM990537v1, whole genome shotgun sequence genome:
- the LOC141724680 gene encoding glucan endo-1,3-beta-glucosidase 13-like, producing MGRGFRLIFAISLLLMLMGSCLGSSVGICYGRNADDLPTPDKASQLAQLHKIKYVRIYDSNIQVLKAFANTGIELMVGIPNSDLLPISQFQSNADTWLKNSILPYYPATKITYITVGAEVTEAPSNISAMVVPAMKNVFTALRKAGLQRRIKVSSTHSLGVLSRSYPPSAGAFNSSHASFLKPLLEFLAENQSPFMINLYPYYAYRDSQNKVSLDYALFESSSEVIDPNTGLLYTNMFDSQIDAIYFSLMALNFRTIKVMVTETGWPSKGSPKETAATPDNAQTYNTNLIRHVINNTGTPAKPGAELDVYIFSLFNENRKPGLESERNWGLFYPDQTSVYNIDFDGKGPMDMTPETNVTSSNGTWCIASSTASEDGLKNALDWACSSGNVDCSAIQPSQPCYEPDSLVSHASFAFNSYYQQNGATDIACGFGGSGVKTNKNPSYDKCLYMIAGNNRTAANNVPAKPSTSYSTHNEVSMWVFSWMLMISVLLF from the exons ATGGGCAGAGGATTCAGGCTCATTTTTGCAATTTCTTTGCTGTTAATGCTCATGG GTTCCTGCCTTGGAAGCTCAGTTGGAATTTGCTATGGAAGAAATGCAGATGACCTCCCTACCCCAGATAAAGCATCACAGCTGGCTCAGCTTCACAAGATCAAGTATGTTAGAATATATGACTCTAACATCCAGGTCCTTAAAGCTTTTGCAAATACTGGCATTGAACTCATGGTCGGAATACCAAATTCCGATTTGTTGCCAATTTCCCAGTTCCAATCTAATGCTGACACGTGGTTAAAGAACAGCATCCTTCCATACTATCCGGCCACAAAGATCACATACATAACTGTTGGTGCTGAAGTTACAGAAGCGCCTAGTAACATATCTGCCATGGTTGTACCCGCCATGAAAAATGTTTTCACAGCACTAAGAAAGGCAGGTCTCCAGAGAAGGATTAAAGTATCCAGCACCCATTCTCTTGGTGTTTTATCCCGATCATACCCACCTTCTGCTGGGGCTTTCAACAGTAGTCATGCGTCCTTTCTTAAACCTCTTCTGGAATTTCTTGCTGAAAACCAGTCACCTTTTATGATTAATTTGTATCCTTACTATGCTTATAGGGATTCCCAAAACAAAGTTTCCCTGGACTATGCTCTTTTCGAGTCTTCTTCTGAAGTGATTGATCCAAACACTGGTTTGCTTTACACAAATATGTTTGATTCTCAGATTGATGCTATTTACTTCTCTCTGATGGCTCTAAACTTCAGAACAATCAAAGTGATGGTCACAGAGACAGGCTGGCCTTCAAAAGGATCACCCAAGGAGACAGCTGCAACCCCTGATAATGCACAGACCTATAATACTAATTTGATTCGACATGTAATCAACAATACTGGTACACCAGCGAAACCTGGTGCAGAATTAGATGTGTACATTTTTTCTTTGTTCAATGAGAACAGGAAGCCTGGGTTAGAATCTGAGAGGAATTGGGGATTATTTTATCCAGACCAGACAAGTGTCTATAATATTGATTTTGATGGCAAAGGTCCCATGGACATGACACCAGAGACAAATGTCACTAGCTCGAATGGAACATGGTGCATTGCCTCCTCTACGGCTTCTGAAGACGGCCTAAAAAATGCTTTGGATTGGGCATGTAGTTCCGGAAATGTTGATTGTTCGGCGATTCAGCCTAGTCAACCTTGTTATGAGCCTGATAGCCTAGTGTCACATGCATCTTTTGCATTTAACAGCTACTACCAGCAAAATGGAGCTACTGACATTGCTTGCGGATTCGGAGGATCGGGAGTTAAAACGAACAAGAATCCAA GCTACGATAAGTGCTTGTATATGATTGCCGG GAACAATAGAACTGCTGCAAATAATGTCCCTGCAAAACCATCAACTTCATATTCCACACACAACGAAGTTTCAATGTGGGTGTTTAGTTGGATGTTGATGATTTCCGTCTTGCTCTTCTGA
- the LOC141724681 gene encoding profilin-2-like yields the protein MSWQTYVDEHLMCDIDGTGHHLTAAAIVGHDGSVWAQSSSFPQVAPEEMKGIMTDFDEPGHLAPTGLLLGGTKYMVIQGEPNAVIRGKKGSGGVTIKKTAQALLFGVYEEPVTPGQCNLVVERLGDYLSEQGL from the exons ATGTCGTGGCAGACTTACGTGGATGAGCATTTGATGTGTGACATTGATGGCACTGGCCACCATCTCACCGCTGCTGCCATTGTTGGCCATGATGGTAGTGTGTGGGCTCAGAGTTCTTCCTTTCCCCAG GTTGCGCCAGAGGAGATGAAAGGCATCATGACTGATTTTGATGAACCCGGCCACCTTGCCCCTACAGGCTTACTTCTCGGTGGCACcaagtacatggtcattcaagGTGAACCTAATGCTGTCATCCGTGGAAAAAAG GGGTCTGGAGGAGTGACCATCAAGAAGACAGCTCAAGCTCTGCTCTTTGGTGTCTATGAAGAACCGGTGACTCCAGGACAGTGCAACCTGGTTGTTGAGAGGTTGGGAGATTATCTATCTGAGCAGGGTCTCTAA